Proteins from one Burkholderiales bacterium genomic window:
- a CDS encoding glycine zipper 2TM domain-containing protein, which translates to MKTNMKLSALVAGFALAFNAPALLAGNSFEDYAKVTEVTPEYEKVNYPRKECVSEYVPERVPQRGSMAGPLIGGIAGGILGAQVGKGNGRVASSAAGAAIGAIVGDRLSQRPADEYYEREVRRCRMVDHWEKRLAGYRVAYVYQGHEYETFLSYDPGPRLPVRVSVAPLGGSGRDDNWDE; encoded by the coding sequence ATGAAGACCAACATGAAACTGTCGGCGCTCGTCGCGGGATTCGCGCTCGCCTTCAACGCTCCCGCGCTGCTGGCGGGCAACTCGTTCGAAGACTACGCCAAGGTGACCGAAGTCACGCCCGAGTACGAAAAGGTGAACTATCCGCGCAAGGAGTGCGTTTCGGAATATGTGCCGGAGCGTGTTCCGCAACGCGGGTCCATGGCCGGCCCCCTGATCGGCGGCATCGCCGGCGGCATCCTCGGTGCGCAGGTCGGCAAGGGCAACGGGCGCGTGGCCTCTTCGGCCGCGGGGGCCGCGATCGGCGCCATCGTCGGCGACCGGCTCTCGCAGCGGCCCGCCGACGAGTACTACGAGCGCGAGGTGCGTCGCTGCCGCATGGTCGATCACTGGGAAAAGCGCCTGGCGGGTTATCGCGTGGCCTACGTTTACCAGGGTCACGAGTACGAAACCTTCCTCTCCTACGATCCGGGTCCCCGGCTGCCGGTGCGCGTGAGCGTGGCGCCGCTGGGGGGTAGCGGCCGCGATGACAACTGGGATGAATGA
- a CDS encoding response regulator transcription factor, giving the protein MRILVVEDEPVLQKQLRAELESQGYTVDATGEGKEALYFATEYPYDAAIIDLGLPGISGLEVIGQLRKHGSRLPILVLTARARWQDKVTGLETGADDYLTKPFQPEELQARLKALLRRAAGATRDRLRCGRLEIDFGAQKVLVDGREIELTSFEYRLLEHLARARPRVLSKEELAAHLYPHDEERDSNVIEVLIGRLRRKLDPDSRLQPLETLRGRGYRFALGDE; this is encoded by the coding sequence ATGCGCATACTGGTTGTCGAGGACGAGCCGGTTCTGCAGAAACAGCTTCGCGCCGAGCTGGAGTCGCAGGGCTACACGGTGGATGCTACCGGCGAGGGCAAAGAAGCGCTCTATTTCGCCACCGAGTACCCCTACGACGCCGCGATCATCGATCTGGGTCTGCCCGGGATATCCGGACTGGAAGTGATCGGCCAGCTGCGCAAGCACGGCAGTCGCCTGCCCATCCTGGTGCTCACCGCCCGCGCGCGCTGGCAGGACAAGGTCACGGGGCTGGAGACCGGGGCCGACGACTACCTCACCAAACCGTTCCAGCCCGAGGAGCTGCAGGCGCGGCTCAAGGCGCTGCTGCGGCGGGCGGCGGGTGCGACGCGCGACCGGCTGCGCTGCGGGCGGCTCGAAATCGACTTCGGCGCGCAAAAGGTCCTGGTCGACGGCCGGGAAATCGAACTCACTTCGTTCGAATATCGCCTGCTCGAGCATCTGGCTCGCGCGCGGCCGCGGGTGCTTTCCAAGGAAGAACTGGCCGCGCATCTCTATCCGCACGACGAAGAGCGCGACAGCAATGTGATCGAGGTCCTGATCGGCCGCCTGCGGCGCAAGCTCGATCCCGACAGCCGGCTGCAGCCGCTGGAAACCCTGCGCGGACGCGGCTATCGCTTCGCCCTTGGCGACGAGTAG